In Falco cherrug isolate bFalChe1 chromosome 19, bFalChe1.pri, whole genome shotgun sequence, the genomic stretch TTCAGCGCAGCAGGGGAAGCGGGAGCCTCCGCCAAGGCACCCGGCAGCGGTGACACGGATTCGGAGCTGCGGCAGGCGGCTTcggagccagctctgctccctggaggGCCGGGAAGGACAAAAGATGAATGGCGACGGGCGAGGAGATGCTCTCATCTATCTAGGtcgtggggatggggggggggggtttgctgtttttttctggttttctgttggggtttttttgtgtgtggtttttttttttttttaaataaagtctttctgctcctcacaccctgcGCCAGAGAATGGGCACCACCAGTTTGGCTCCGTGTTTCTCTGTCACGGGCACGTGGGCATAGACCGCCGGCGCTGGCTGCCCGTGGGAGGAGGGGATGGGTTGTGTGGGGTGCCGAGAAGGGGAATGGGAGGCACGGGggggcacagagctgggaacaCAGAGTTGGGGACCGAAGGGCCACTCGCTCACCGTCACATCGCACCAGTACTCGCCCCACCTGGTGATGGGCTCCTCCGGCAGCTTCAGCGCGTAGGGAGGCACGAAAACCCGCagctgagaaacaaaacaaggcCCCGGGAGTGAAGGCCGGGGAGCAAGGGCAGCTCGCAGCGAGCTCCCCGGCTCCTGCCAGCGCTGGCCTGGCGTGTGCTGTGGGAGCCACCACAGCCTCATCCCCCGATTTATCATCTTCCTTTCTTAATCCCTTTAAGGTTTTAAACCCTGCGCTGAGCCGCTTGCGGCACGTGCCCCCGCGCCTCAAACCAGCCACGATGCGCCGCTGGCTCTGCAAACCCCAGCAAAATCCCTTCGGGgacatcccccacccccagatTTGGGCCCCCACAACCAACTCCTGCAGCTCCGCTCGCAcatggcagctcccagcaccgcCAAAGAGCTCCCAGCCGGTGCGGAGCCAGTTCCAGGCAACGCTGACAAGAACCACTCACGTTTTTGAGGAAGTGGCGAGCCACGATTTCGTTGCTCAGCTCCCACTTGACGTTGTTTTTCATGCCCACCTCGAGGCGGCAGCTCTTGAGGAACTTGATGGTCTGTGAAGGTGGGGAGGAAGGTGTcggggagcagaggggagagcACCACGCTCTCAACGCTCCGGCTGGGAAGTCAGTGAGGTCCCGAGGGGCACGGGCAGGTGAGCAGTGGGGTGCCGGGGGTGCAGGGCTGCCCGCATGGgtaggcagctgcctgctcgAGCCGCAGTGGGAGGGAGACGGATCCCACCTCTGGCTTTGCACTTGCCAGGACTCACAGATTTCCCTGGAACAACTTCACAGACTCCCTGGAGCCCCTCCGCTCACCTTCTCACCGCTCTGGGTTTGGAGCATCTCCAGTTTCCCTTCCTGGTGCAACTGCAAGGAAAAGAGGATTGAGGAGAACAAATGAAAGGAAAGCTCGGCAACGCTGcgtgctgggcagccctgctggcaTGCTGCCGGGGCAAAGGCGGCTCCACGGAATCCCAGAGGGCTCGCCCATTGTCACAACCCCTGTGGCGtctgtgaagaaatttattAATGAGCAGGGCGCATCACAGCACTGCGTTTCTAAGGCGATCAGCAGATCTCaccccacaaaaccacaaacgCGTGGGTAGAGGGAGGCACGGACGATCCCAGAGAGCAACCAACCCTCTTAAACCAAAATCCCCACTCCTTCTTTAAGTTCTCCTTGTTTCAAAGCACAGATGGATGGGCTAAAAGTGCCCCAGCcaagctgggagcagccccttCACGCTGACTCACATTCTTCTCCTCCTCAAACATCTTCCTGTTCTCCGGCGACGCATAGACGGCCAGCCCTTGGGGCAGCAGCTTGTTACGACCCAGGAATTTCTTCACACTGACCACGTCTCCCCGCTTCCCCAAACCTGCAAGGAGAGGAGCGAGAGGTGACATTAGTGAGGCGCATGCTGGACAagtgccagccccacagcagctttGAGGCTCCATCTGAagaaagtttaagaaaaaaagagccaaaACACCACAGTGTTATGGATTCCAGGGCCCTGCAGCCCTAAATCACCCCACAGCCCAAGGGGTGAATCCCTGCTGCTACCATATCGTTGGAAACAGGGCCTAAGGGCGAGAACCCTGCCGCTCCTCTGCGCAGACAGGGCAAAACTGGACAGAAACCAAATAAACTCTTGTGACTGGCACGCggctctgctgcaggaaggcagaCACCCACGAAAAGGAACGTACCCTCCACGGCCTGGGTGAGGATCAGCTCCATCTCCTTCTTGGGCAGGTGCTTGGTGTCCTCCACCAGCCTGTAGATGCGGTGCCGCCGGGGGTGCAGGCGCGGCTGCTGCCCCTCTTTGCTGAGCGGGACCTGCCACCACCGCTCCACCACCACCGTCCCCTGGCCCGGGAGGCAGGGATGAGCCAGGGCCGAGCAGCTCCGGAGCTTCCCGGCCGTGAGCCCGACTCCACGCTGGGCAGGAGCGACCAAGGCGAGGGGAGACTTCCCCCCGCTACTGCAAACTTGGCGGCCACCCCAGCTGTCCCCACCCGGCACCAGAGCCACCCCTCCTGCAGGGACGAGGGGGCTGCCCCCTCCAAAACCTCCCCGGGtaacccccagcccccccgccgcccccccgtGTTTTATTAAGCGCTCCCTACACCCATGAATCCTAcaccccccgccaccccccgcTCCAGACACCCATCGCCCCTGTGCGGCCCCCCTGCTCCTcagccccccgctccccgcaccggcacccccgcaccccccagACCCCTCGATACCCCCCCACTCCCCTCACCGACGCTCCCGTAACCCCCAGACACGCCCCACTCCCCTCACCGACGCTCCCGTACTCCCCCAGGGCCCCAAGCGCGTACCCAGGTACCCGGacagccccggcagccccccgcagAAGCCCCCAAGgcccccggtgccccccccccggccctcaCCCGGCTGTGGCTGAGGCTCAGGGCCCGGCTCGCCGCCCACACCAggcggccgcagccccccgccgccccccggcccaACAtggccgcccccgccgctctCCCGGCGGCGCCCGAGGACCCCGCGGCCGAGGACCCCGCGGGGCTGCCCACAGCGCGCCTGCGCCCTGCACCGGGCTGCCCGCGGCGCGCCGGGCCCCAGCGCGCACCGGAGGCTGCCCCGCGGCgcgcccgccccagcccgcccgGCAGGgagcccggcagcccccccggcgggcagcccccccggcGGGCGGCCCCGACCCCGCGCCCCGGGCTGTGTACCCAGCACGGGAGCGACCCCGAGCCGGTGACTCCCTCCCCCGCGCCGAGCTGGGGTTTTTCCCCGGTCCCAGCGCTCCCCCGACTGGTCCCAGTTCACTGGCCAGCCCCCACTGCTTCCCCGTGGGAGCACAGGGGTAAcgccccccggggctgggggggtccctggggagcaTGGCGGGGGGGCTCTCAGGAAACCAGGGCACGGAACCGACAGGGAGCTCCAAAACCTTCCATTTTATTGAACCGGGACACCAACGTGGTTCCTGCCCCTCGCCACGAAACTGGGCTGGGGCGAAAACAATCCAACTGCAACCAGAGGGAGCCAGCTACCGGGAGCGCGGCCAGCCGGGAACTCCCGGAGAGAAGAGATACAaccggcagcagcagccgtgcCATGCGTCCACGAGCAGAGACCCCTGTCTTCCCACTCTGCCCTCCCATGGGTCTCTGCCCGGACAATCGTGCTCACCGGTGTCACCGGGAGCTCCTCTCCATCACGCCGCTATTCTCGCCGCTGCCGGAGGCACCGTCTGCATGGAGCAGGGGGTCAGTGCCCGGTTTGGGGGACACCATCCCACCCCGGGGAGCCTCACAGCCTCCGGGCAGCGGTGCAGTGCCAGAGGGAACTGACAGCTCCACGCCACGGGGGCCAAAAGGGGTGCGAGACCCCCCAGAGGCCCCGGACCAGGTGTTACCAGCGTAACCAGGTGCATTCCCACCCGGCACCTCCTCTGGCACAAGGGGTCCGTGCCCAGGCTTACTGGAAAGGCTGACGCAGGACAGGGTCAGGGGCGTCTCGCCGGGACTTTTCCGGGACTCCGACAGGAGGCTTTCGAGGGAGATGCAGGTGACGCTGTCCTGTACCGGGAAGAGCTGGATTAACCGTCCCCAGCGCACCATTCGGGGATCCAGGGCTGGCTCCCTCCAGGGAAGCTGGGTGGGAGAACAAGCCATGCTCTCCGGTCCCGTGTCTGCTCACCGGCGTCTCGGCCGCAGcctcctgtgctggctgtgagGGGATGTCCTCCgccacctcttcctcctggggacaggggacgGCATAGCCCAGCcgcaccagctctgctcccacaTCCAGGTTCTGCATGGAAACGAGATGGGGCCGGAGAAGCCGGCAGCTCAGGAGAGCCGGACAGGTGGGGAAGCGCCAAGGAGGGGGCCGGGGCACCTCTGAAGGAGGCAGGGAAAGCGACAGGAGCTCACCTCTCCATGGTGGACAGCGTAGAGCCTGACATTCGGCCAGGTGCCCAGCCCAGACTGGACGTAACTGGAAAGCTTTGCCACCACAGGTTTCCACGTGGCACAGTGGGTGAGCCGGTCGAACTCATCCAGGGCTGCTTCTGCCCAGCCATCTCCTGCAGGAGACGGGCCACTGGGTGAGGTGGGTGCCAGCCGTGGGGAAGGGGCACAGCCAAATGCGGACCCCCTCCCCGGACTCACCAGCAGGCATGatcccagccaggctgcactCGATGGCCTGGAAGGGAAGGCTCAGGAAGTCGCTcctggcagggagagaaaaccACAATGATGTCACGCCGCCAGCCCGCCTCAGCCGCAATCCCGGCTCCTCGGGGCT encodes the following:
- the MRPL9 gene encoding 39S ribosomal protein L9, mitochondrial → MLGRGAAGGCGRLVWAASRALSLSHSRGTVVVERWWQVPLSKEGQQPRLHPRRHRIYRLVEDTKHLPKKEMELILTQAVEGLGKRGDVVSVKKFLGRNKLLPQGLAVYASPENRKMFEEEKNLHQEGKLEMLQTQSGEKTIKFLKSCRLEVGMKNNVKWELSNEIVARHFLKNLRVFVPPYALKLPEEPITRWGEYWCDVTVNGLETVRVPMSVVKFLRPKTKRYKHWLAQQQAQLAARKEEFL